From one Triticum urartu cultivar G1812 chromosome 3, Tu2.1, whole genome shotgun sequence genomic stretch:
- the LOC125548488 gene encoding WUSCHEL-related homeobox 7-like, which produces MASPNSRQQQQHWPSMFRSKHGSQVWQSQPDMTGSPPSLVSGSAAAAGHSFKAPFSSGPDQERNTDTKPRWNPRPEQIRILETLFNSGLINPTRDEIPRIRMRLQEYGPVGDSNVFYWFQNRKSRSKNKLRNAAARAAPVRACAPARQQAAAPYTPPPKQFHPPKPPLFSPVAPTSSSSSSSDRSSGSSKPVKPAATQDMSATAAMDLLSPLAAACHQQMHYQFGLGQTPVSTPAQAPAPAPTLDEFVATDVEPIFLQYPQGHCVSAGELAAILGAQYMPVPAVQQPPVASPAGMLLGLCNDAAIGPTSTGQRSSASAAGLGQYWSIGVDQLGLRKNSDPFLNNPVAKEEAYEDFTKTKLGLVQYGLGLTAAPATSAAAVLPPPASPDSTAVTVASASATAELTSLFATTATTDAISYNSNLQGPADDVGFAGAAAAAGAGATGVLGRGAAVVCFAGTSAACSVPATHLDVKLYFGDGAVLFRCNGDRAEPLLVDDAGLTVEPLQHGGVYYCVLI; this is translated from the exons ATGGCGTCGCCAAACAgcaggcagcagcagcagcactgGCCGAGCATGTTCCGCTCCAAGCACGGCAGCCAGGTGTGGCAGTCGCAGCCCGACATGACCGGCTCGCCCCCCTCCCTCGTCTCcggctccgccgccgccgccggccactCCTTCAAGGCCCCCTTCTCCTCAG GGCCTGATCAGGAGAGGAACACCGACACGAAGCCGCGGTGGAACCCCCGGCCGGAGCAGATCCGGATCCTGGAGACGCTCTTCAACTCCGGCCTGATCAACCCGACACGCGACGAGATCCCCCGCATCCGCATGCGCCTGCAGGAGTATGGCCCGGTCGGCGACTCCAACGTCTTCTACTGGTTCCAGAACCGCAAGTCCCGCTCCAAGAACAAGCTGCGCAACGCGGCCGCGCGCGCCGCTCCCGTCCGGGCCTGCGCCCCGGCACGCCAGCAGGCCGCCGCGCCGTATACGCCACCTCCCAAGCAGTTCCATCCGCCGAAGCCGCCGCTCTTCTCGCCGGTGGCTCCCAcgtcttcttcctcttcctcctccgaCCGGTCGTCCGGATCCAGCAAACCGGTGAAGCCGGCTGCCACGCAGGACATGTCCGCGACGGCGGCCATGGACCTGCTCTCGCCGCTTGCCGCGGCGTGCCACCAGCAGATGCACTACCAGTTCGGCCTGGGCCAGACCCCCGTGTCTACTCCGGCTCAGGCTCCGGCTCCTGCGCCAAcgttggacgagttcgtcgccacCGACGTCGAGCCGATCTTCCTGCAGTACCCGCAAGGGCACTGCGTGTCTGCGGGGGAGCTCGCCGCCATCCTGGGCGCGCAGTACATGCCGGTGCCTGCCGTGCAGCAGCCACCGGTGGCATCGCCCGCCGGCATGCTCTTGGGGCTCTGCAACGACGCGGCAATAGGTCCCACCAGCACTGGCCAAAGGAGCAGCGCCTCGGCCGCCGGGCTTGGTCAATACTGGTCCATCGGCGTTGATCAGCTCGGCCTCCGCAAGAACAGCGACCCCTTCTTGAACAACCCCGTTGCCAAAGAAGAGGCGTATGAGGACTTCACGAAGACGAAGCTTGGACTGGTACAATACGGCTTAGGCCTCACTGCGGCGCCTGCTACCTCTGCGGCCGCTGTTTTGCCTCCTCCTGCTTCGCCGGATTCCACCGCCGTCACCGTTGCAAGTGCGTCTGCTACTGCCGAGCTGACCAGTTTATTTGCAACCACTGCCACCACCGATGCTATCAGCTACAATAGTAACTTGCAAG GACCAGCGGACGATGTTGGGTTCGCGGGCGCAGCGGCAGCGGCAGGGGCAGGGGCCACGGGCGTGTTGGGCAGGGGCGCCGCGGTGGTGTGCTTCGCGGGCACCAGCGCCGCGTGCAGCGTCCCGGCCACGCACCTCGACGTCAAGCTCTACTTCGGGGACGGGGCCGTCCTCTTCCGCTGCAACGGCGACCGCGCCGAGCCGCTCCTCGTCGACGACGCCGGCCTCACCGTCGAGCCGCTCCAGCACGGCGGGGTCTACTACTGTGTGCTCATATAG